The following coding sequences lie in one Equus asinus isolate D_3611 breed Donkey chromosome 1, EquAss-T2T_v2, whole genome shotgun sequence genomic window:
- the LSM5 gene encoding U6 snRNA-associated Sm-like protein LSm5 isoform X2, giving the protein MPELVDKCIGSRIHIVMKSDKEIVGTLLGFDDFVNMVLEDVTEFEITPEGRRITKLDQILLNGNNITMLVPGGEGPEV; this is encoded by the exons ATGCCAG AGCTTGTGGACAAGTGTATAGGATCAAGAATTCACATTGTGATGAAGAGTGATAAGGAAATTGTTGGCACGCTTCTAGGATTTGATGACTTTGTCA ATATGGTACTGGAAGATGTCACTGAGTT tGAAATCACACCAGAAGGAAGAAGGATTACTAAATTAGATCAGATTTTgctaaatggaaataatataacAATG CTGGTTCCTGGAGGAGAAGGCCCTGAAGTATGA
- the LSM5 gene encoding U6 snRNA-associated Sm-like protein LSm5 isoform X1, with protein sequence MAANATTNPSQLLPLELVDKCIGSRIHIVMKSDKEIVGTLLGFDDFVNMVLEDVTEFEITPEGRRITKLDQILLNGNNITMLVPGGEGPEV encoded by the exons ATGGCGGCTAACGCGACCACTAACCCGTCGCAGCTGCTGCCTCTAG AGCTTGTGGACAAGTGTATAGGATCAAGAATTCACATTGTGATGAAGAGTGATAAGGAAATTGTTGGCACGCTTCTAGGATTTGATGACTTTGTCA ATATGGTACTGGAAGATGTCACTGAGTT tGAAATCACACCAGAAGGAAGAAGGATTACTAAATTAGATCAGATTTTgctaaatggaaataatataacAATG CTGGTTCCTGGAGGAGAAGGCCCTGAAGTATGA